A region of the Nodularia sp. LEGE 06071 genome:
GAAAACAATTTTTTTTGGTGGTGGGACTCCTTCTTTACTATCTATAGAACAGTTACAACGCATATTGGCAACCCTAGAAAAACATTTGGGTATTGCTGCTGGTGCAGAAATCTCTATGGAAGTAGACCCAGGCACGTTTGATTTAGCACATCTATCTGGCTATTGCAGCGTTGGCGTGAACCGGGTAAGTTTGGGTGTACAAGCGTTTCAAGAGGAATTATTGCAGCTTGCGGGGCGATCGCACTCTGTTGTAGATATTCTCACATCTGTGGACTTAATTCACCAAGTAGAAATAGCCGAATTTAGCTTAGACCTAATCTCAGGTTTGCCGCATCAGTCTTTAGAACAATGGCAGGATTCTTTAAAACAGGCTGTAAGGATGATGCCTACTCACATATCCATCTATGACCTTACCATAGAAGCTGGGACAGCTTTTGGTCGTTATTACAAACCAGGGGATCAGCCATTACCAACGGATGAAACCACAGTCAAAATGTACGAAACGGCACAGCAAGTTTTGACGAATGCTGGTTATGAACATTACGAAATTTCTAATTATGCGCGTCCTGGGCATCAATGTCAGCATAATCGAGTGTATTGGGAAAACCGCCCTTATTATGCTTTTGGCATGGGTGCGGCGAGTTATATCGAGGGAAAGCGCTTCACTCGTCCGCGCAAGACTCAGGAGTATTACCAGTGGGTAAAAGCTGGAGGTGTAATTGATTGTGAAGTGACACCACCAGAGGAGGTATTATTAGAAACTTTAATGTTGGGGTTGCGTTTGGCTGAGGGTGTGAGTTTGGCAATGTTGGCTGAAAAGTTTGGGGAAGGGAAGGTAAAAGAGATTCACCAATGTTTACAGCCTTATTTAGATAAAGGTTGGGTGGAAGTAGTTGGGGGAAGGTTGCGTTTGTCTGATCCCCAAGGGTTTCTGTTTTCTAATGTGGTGTTGGCTGATTTATTTGAAAAGTTGGGATAACTAACGACCTTTCCGCGCTAAGGTTCAGATCCCCGACTTCTTGAAGAAGTCGGGGATCTGGGTATTACGTTTTTTAAGTTTGAGGTACTTACCACTTGATTAAATCACTAGGATTATGTATTATATTGATTACTCATCCAAGAATTAAAAAAAATATTTGATCGCACCAAGCGCGAGACGGTAAGAAGGGCAAAACGCTAAAGAGTCCTCGCAGCTACGCCATCAGACACAACCCGGAATCCGTTATCGTAGCCGCGGCTGCCGCAGTAGATGTCGATGCGACCAGCAGAACGGCAGTTCTCAGGAAAAAGGTTCCAAGAACCACCGCGCAGCAGCCGAAGTGAATTACCATTTCTACCTAGCCAAGGTCTACCCTCTGCGGGTGCATTATTATAATTTTGGTGGTACTCATCCTGACACCATTCCCATAAATTACCACACATATCATATAAACCAAAGGGGTTGGCAGGAAATTTTCCCACCTCGGTTGTTTGCTCCCGATATTCACCCTTTGGTGCAGAACCATAAGTGAACTTGCCGTTGTAATTTGCCAAATCTGTAGTAATTGTCTCACCAAAATAAAACGGTGTAGTCGTTCCCGCCCGACAAGCATATTCCCATTCAGCCTCAGTAGATAAGCGATAGGTTTTTCCAGCCCTTTGAGATAGTCGGGCGCAAAACTCAACCGCATCATCCCAAGAAACAGATTCTACAGGTCGATTAGCACCTTTAAAATGGGATGGGTCGGGATTTAAATCGATCCTTACTTTATCAAAAGCGGCAACTGCTGCCCATTGCGCTTGAGTGACGGTAAATTTCCCCATAAAAAAAGGTTGAATGGTGACGCTGTGCTGGGGACTTTCATCTTCATCTCGTTCTGGCTCATTTTCTGGCGAACCCATGAGAAATGTACCCCCAGGAATTTTCACCATATCTAGAACTACACCATTACCCAAGTTTTCTGTAAAAAACTCGGCGCGTCCCCGACTGCGTTTAATTTCATAGCTTTTCCCTATACCTAAAAAACCTTTACTTCCCGTTATGGTAGCCGTTTCAAAGTCAAAAGACTGAATTTGAATCCTTGGGGGAGGTGGAGGTGTAGTCTGAATCTTTGGGGGAGAAGGAGGTGGAGTTTGAATCTTTGGGGGAGAAGGAGGTGGAGTTTGAATACTTGTGAGAGAAGGAGGTTTAGATGATTTTCTTTCCACTTGTTGTTTAACTTCTGCAACAGACTGAAAACGATGCTTGGCGATGGGATGGGCTAACTTTTCCAGAATTTTACCCAATTCATCACTGACCACATTCCCATTCAAGTAGTCTCGCCATACCCATTCCCCTTCTAGGGTACTATATAAATCAAAAGGGCTAATTCCTGTTAATAAATGTAGACAAGTCACCCCTAAACTATATAAATCACTGATAAAAAAGGGTTTCCCCATAGACTGTTCAGGAGCGCAATATTCCGCAGAACCGATAATTGTTCCTGTGGCTGTGCGTTGCTGTTGCTTTACTACCTTAGCCGCGCCAAAGTCTACTAAAAATAACTTGTTGTCATTGCTGCGCCGGATGATATTCTCTGGTTTAATATCTCGGTGAATTACTTGTTTACTATGGACAAATTCTAGGATTTGTAATATTTCTAGTAATAATTCTCTAATCAGTTTTTCCGAAAACACACCATTATTATCTAACTCAGCTTGTAGGGTGTTTCCTTGCACAAATTCTT
Encoded here:
- the hemW gene encoding radical SAM family heme chaperone HemW — protein: MSQKVNISGIASSAYVHIPFCRRRCFYCDFPVSVVGDRLRGETSGTIAQYVEVLCQEIAMKAGTGEPLKTIFFGGGTPSLLSIEQLQRILATLEKHLGIAAGAEISMEVDPGTFDLAHLSGYCSVGVNRVSLGVQAFQEELLQLAGRSHSVVDILTSVDLIHQVEIAEFSLDLISGLPHQSLEQWQDSLKQAVRMMPTHISIYDLTIEAGTAFGRYYKPGDQPLPTDETTVKMYETAQQVLTNAGYEHYEISNYARPGHQCQHNRVYWENRPYYAFGMGAASYIEGKRFTRPRKTQEYYQWVKAGGVIDCEVTPPEEVLLETLMLGLRLAEGVSLAMLAEKFGEGKVKEIHQCLQPYLDKGWVEVVGGRLRLSDPQGFLFSNVVLADLFEKLG
- a CDS encoding bifunctional serine/threonine-protein kinase/formylglycine-generating enzyme family protein — protein: MIYCLNPDCLHPNPDNFQYCQKCGSKLVLTERYIPRSILGQGGFGRTFLATDQYKPSQPYCVIKQFLPQAQGTDTIEKASQLFAQEAQRLEELGKHPQIPELMAYFIVDNRQYLVQEFVQGNTLQAELDNNGVFSEKLIRELLLEILQILEFVHSKQVIHRDIKPENIIRRSNDNKLFLVDFGAAKVVKQQQRTATGTIIGSAEYCAPEQSMGKPFFISDLYSLGVTCLHLLTGISPFDLYSTLEGEWVWRDYLNGNVVSDELGKILEKLAHPIAKHRFQSVAEVKQQVERKSSKPPSLTSIQTPPPSPPKIQTPPPSPPKIQTTPPPPPRIQIQSFDFETATITGSKGFLGIGKSYEIKRSRGRAEFFTENLGNGVVLDMVKIPGGTFLMGSPENEPERDEDESPQHSVTIQPFFMGKFTVTQAQWAAVAAFDKVRIDLNPDPSHFKGANRPVESVSWDDAVEFCARLSQRAGKTYRLSTEAEWEYACRAGTTTPFYFGETITTDLANYNGKFTYGSAPKGEYREQTTEVGKFPANPFGLYDMCGNLWEWCQDEYHQNYNNAPAEGRPWLGRNGNSLRLLRGGSWNLFPENCRSAGRIDIYCGSRGYDNGFRVVSDGVAARTL